Genomic window (Mya arenaria isolate MELC-2E11 chromosome 16, ASM2691426v1):
CATGAACATAATTTGACCCCTTTTGAAGTTGGCATcactttaacattatatttgaacatattaatttgttttatggcTATATCGCGGTATTATAGTTTATTAATGTATCAGAATTTAATGCCATTACTGTGtatgtgttttgaaaaaaaagtttttttttgtggtACCTGTTCAGATCTAACGTAAccttttctttcatgctttacgatgaaatatggggttttaacagttaaataacaacagtgaaaatataaatttgatattttcactgcaaaataaggagtgaaaatatcaactttcagaactacttttaaattcctttgttgttacatgtacttgccttgatcaaaacagaacactagacttcagtaaattatgtcaaaaaatgttaaaaaaaaataaagaaatgttttataaatttaaataaatatataattggaaattaacaacttaccgttattaccggttatctcgtttatcaaacattttactgatctttgaagctgaatgttcgaacatttgctttcataccaaacaaattacagacaaaaacaactgttcagacataaataaaattttatatcatcgaatttctcgttagctcgaactggatgtaaatgaccgttttctttaaactgaatgcAAGCATTCCTGCTAACGATGTTGGACTGTATGAATAAACTATTCTGTTCAGGgtttttttctgatatatttattacttaGTGTTACGATTGGAAAAATACTAATGTCCGAGTTTTTTCCGGATATTTAGCACACTGTAAATAACCGCAATGGAATGCATATAGTTCATATAGTTCATAGCATCGTTATTCGCAATAATATGCTCGACTTTATTATTCTTAGCCTGGCATGATAACCTTCAtctttatttaacataaacCTAGCATTTTTATATACGGGGGCTTTCAACAAGTTATGTTATATTGTACATACCGTGCAGACCACagtacataaacaaaataactgaACACATAAGCATTAATTTCTTTATGCCTTCTTACAATTGTCTATAACCGTAAGAGTAATCTTCCCTTGAAATATGCTAAAAGGCACTGACATATTTATCTTTATAGGTAATTTCAGGAGAATCTATCTGGCTGGCATGTAAGTCCTAAAACTGATATTGGAAACGTGTCTACGTCCTTACTCTAGTGGCAGTAGTTGCAATATAATTTCATGCgattctttttgttttttccaGAAGTAGCATCACTTTCTTTTTTGTGTTGGATAGGGTATTGTCGATTCTTAGTCAGAATTATAAGTTTACTCCCTCATAAAACCTATACCTCATAGGCATCAACATACTATAGAGACATATGCGTTTTACCGACGATCATGTTGGACATACATTATACTTAATTGATTGACCTACGCAAATTtctaaaaaagcaaaaaatcaTCATATGTATTAAGCTCTATAGATATCAAGCAAACCTTCACAGACTTTGGTTGAAATGACAGTGCAATTTGATGACTTATATCATTACACATTCAATCTACTGACAACGCAATTGACTTtttacttaaagggactagtcACCAGATGGCACCGCAAGCTTATAAGTGTCAGAACGATCTAGTATGCGGACGATAACACATCagtttacatgattaaaagaaaaagcGCATCGCGTATGTCCATGTCTCACCTAAATGTATCCGTTTGCAAAAAGGGCGGATTGTTTATCCCGAATATCTTGCAAGTCTTAGGAGCGTTTCACACACCAACTGTCAATAAGCATTTTAGAAAGTCGCTGTCATTTTTTAGTTCTGTAAACCTCTTTTAAAGGTCTTCGTTGATCGATTTCATCACCGATGTTGATCTGTCGGGCTATGTCTACGTTGTTTTCCGCATGTGAAACTCACATGATGAGTACagacgtttttgtttttttttaaatttaaagggactgcgaaaaatgcatgtgtcgtaagcgtgttgatacatcagtaaataagATTCACTGCGTTGCAATCTTATGTTGGTTTtagacaattttcattttttcttgcgAAAGTATCATCTGGTGGCTGGACCCTTTAATGACtacaattgttatttcattgaacaCATTCAGAATACGGCCATTGTATATGTGATAAACTacctaaaacatttatttcatcgCACCATAGATTTCTACGAAGCAGTGATACAAGCTTGACAAACATATCCTAATAGCCGTGTTGAGAAAAATGGCGATggtatatcatttaaaacatatattatgaaGGGCCTTTTAAAACTTGGAACAATtcatagttaaaaataaattatacatgacaTAAAAAGTACTTAGAATTTGAAAATGAAGTCAGTCTGAACTCATTTCCCGTTTGGGATCTGTCGCTCTTTTGAAGTTAGTGGAGGTTGGGGCCAATGGTCAGAATGGTCAGTTGCTTGTGGGAGCCaaacaaggtcaaggtcatgcgATAGTCCAACTCCAAAGTTTGGTGGTTCGACCTGTACTGGAAACTCCACAGAGACTGTCCAAAGCGGTGTTTGCACATGTAAGCATattcattaaagatgcactcttactcccaaataagatgaaccacaattaaaacaattgttccaATTTtctcaaaaaggatgaatagatATCGAatataatggttcttatgaaaaatactgtgtttaatttgaaagaaaggagaagaaaatatggtatttctaccttataagacgatATTTAATCactgtgtaaatattttaggacccACAAGTCATTTATTGTTTGTgcgtttcagctattaaatacatggtttaCGATAGTTTTATATGATTTGTCTTGATAATacaagttaaataaataaatcgtaATGATgcatcaaatttaaaatattgttttgcatcTACCTGTTTTGTTTCCCTTGAAAACCTGCACGTTAACTAATTGCAGTTTATGTCGATTGTACTGAAATTAAACAAGCTCACCCACAACTCCCGTCTGCCGTCTATACAATTACAACTTGGCATACAAATAGGCGAGTGGATGTGTTCTGTGATATGGACACGGAAGGAGGAGGATGGACGGTAATGTTTATGATTTGATGTCGAGTTTGGAAATTATACTTCGATGTaaattcatatatgttttagcTTAAAACTCGTGTTCTTATGTAAACCAATACTCGTTTGAGTTtgagttaaaaatattatatgtctGAGGTCGAgctttgaaatgattttgatgTAAAACTAAATATGTTTGAGGTCGAGcttggaaaaaatgttttgtcttatgtaaatatatttatgtttcatgtCGAGATTGGAAATGTTGCTTTTATGTACAGCAATATGTGTTTGGTGTCGAGCTTGGAAATGTTGCTCTTATGTACAGCAATATGTGTTTGATGTCGAGCTTgaaaatggtgtttttatttacagcaatgtgtgtttgttgtcgAGCTTAGAAATGTTGCTCTTATGTACAGcaatatgtgttttatgtcgAGCTTGAAATTGGTGCTTTTATATATCGCAAGATGTGTTGGTGTCTATGTTTGAAAATGGGTTTTAATGTACAGCAATTTGTGTCTGCAGTCGAGCTTGGAAATGGTCCTTTTATTACCGCAATATGTGTTTGTGTAGAGGCCGGAAATGGTGCTTTTATGGACGGCAATATGTGTTTTGATGTGAAGCTTGGAAATGGTGCTGTTATATACAGGAATATGTGCTTGGTGTCGACTTCGGAAATGGTGTTCTTATGTACAGCAATATGTCTTCGATGTCGAGCTTGGAAATGGTGCTTTTATGAACAGCAATATGTGTTTGATGTCGAGCTTGGAAATGGTGCTTTTAAATATAGCAATAAGTGTTTGAGTTCGAGCTAAATAAAACCTACAAAATAATatcttattcattttaaatcgtGATTCTTTCAGCATGTAAATATATAGACTTGTCGCATTTATTGTGTTTTCAACGTGCTGCATTGATTTGTAAGTATGATGTGATCGATCGTATAAAAACTAATACAAGCAGTATTTAAGGATTTCACTGCGTAAACAGAAAAGAAAAGCAGTGTTAGGTATGCACAACGCATTTTTATAACCTTTGTATTAATGCTTTGTTAAACATCCTCTATTCCAGGTTTTCCAACGACGATTTGATGGCTCAGTCGACTTTTACCGGAATTTCTATCAATACACAAACGGCTTTGGTTTGGCCTCACACGAACATTGGTTAGGTagagtttaaaaataacaaacaatataaaggtttaacactattttatattaaaacaagtttcatCCGGAAAATGTATCATAATCTTTTTATTTCTAAAGGGATTCAGAAccatataataaacatacagAAACATGATACACATGCACCATGCATTCGAGGTAACGCATCAAACCCATCCATAGGAGTCAGTCCTAGTGATTGTTAACGTCTATTGACCATGCATTGGAGGTAACGCATCAAACCCATCCATAGGAGTCAGTCCTAGTGATTGTTAACGTCTATTCACCATACATTGGAGGTAACGCATCAAACCCATCCATAGGAGCCAGTCCTAGTGATTGTTAACGTCTAACCCACCCATAGGTGTCAGTCCTAGTGATTGTTAACGTCTACCCATCCATAGGTGACAGTCCTGGTGATCGTTAACGTCTACCCATCCATAGGAGTCAGTCCTAGTGATTGTTAACGTCTACCCATCCATAGGAGTCAGTCCTAGTGATTGTTAACGTCTACCCATCCATAGGAGTCGTTCCTAGTGATTGTTAACGTCTACCCATCCATAGGTGTCAGTCCTAGTGATTGTTAACGTCTACCCATCCATAGGAGTCAGTCCCAGTGATTGTTTACGTCTATTTAGGTGGGGGACAAGCACAAACATAGAGTTACGCTGGTTAAAGTTTTCCTGATTTTTAGCTTACGCCATTGTACAGCACTGTCTCCTTGCCCCTATTCTAAACATCCGTCTCAGAACACGATAAGTATTTTAGTATTGAGACTATGAATTGAACCTGCAATTCCTAGGATGACAGGCAAGTATCTTACAACTAGACCATGAATACGCCCCTATAAATTAATTAGGGGCATTCTTTGATGTTAAATGACGACATAATAAATTGGTTAATGTTGTgtgtatgtaaaaataatatttacacgtTAGAAAGGTATTCACAAACACTACGCAGCTATAACGCAATGAAATCAAGCAAATAGGTCAAGCCTAATGAGTAGCATAGCGTATAATTATTCAAGTGAGTATAGTCTTTGGCTGTGTCCGATTTGTAAAAATCTACAAAGATTTTGGTtctttttgaaagaaatatcgCAAATATAGATTAGGTAAGCTGGACCTTTAAACGCTTTCATTAGTTATCCCTTCAATCCTTGTCCCTGTGTTCTTGTTATATGGCTATTATATAAACATCATATGAATAAATACTGCTTATGCCAAACGCTTTCTAATATTTCATCCGTGATTTTGGAACAGGTTTACGGACCATACAGGAGATGATAAGCAAGACAAGCCATGAACTGCGCATAGATGTTGAAGATTTTGATGGATCGAGCGGGTACGATGTGTACAGTAACTTCAGACTGCAAGGAACTGGATACACCTTCTACGTGGATAACAGAACCAGATCGTTCAATAGTAAGTTTACTTTCAAATTACTCAAGTAATATGTAAGTCACAAAGGggcatttacaattaaaaactCAAAACGCGAACGTTTTTACAGCTCAAGTTAAAGCccatgttatataaaatgagtaaaatacaACGAGTCTGCTACATTTCTTACAGTGACTGATGATACTCAGCAGCTGTCTGCCAAACATCACAACA
Coding sequences:
- the LOC128221797 gene encoding fibrinogen C domain-containing protein 1-like is translated as MKCLMLPWATLKPLVGTCAVYVDCTEIKQAHPQLPSAVYTITTWHTNRRVDVFCDMDTEGGGWTVFQRRFDGSVDFYRNFYQYTNGFGLASHEHWLGLRTIQEMISKTSHELRIDVEDFDGSSGYDVYSNFRLQGTGYTFYVDNRTRSFNMTDDTQQLSAKHHNTPYGQKFTTYDNDHDQSRFDNCAQWAHGAWWYDSCWSANLNGAYEQQADEIQDSMRKCWSAITDVKSQTLRHTDV